Genomic window (Nymphaea colorata isolate Beijing-Zhang1983 chromosome 1, ASM883128v2, whole genome shotgun sequence):
GAAGACACTGAATCTGGTAGTATTGAAAAACGATAAAATCCTGAAGTTAGACCCGACTCCAACCCTAAGGACCCGAGTTTTGGTATCCAGACCGTTTAGTAATTGAACTGGACCTTGTGGGTGCTAGTGCTACCCGAACAAATACACGGCCCTGCGTTTCCTTCTTATCAAATCTGGACCTGGGTCATGGTGGAGTCATACCCGATCCATCGACCCCCACCTCCACCGCCTCGGTCGGTCGCGTCTCAGACCGTCAGGTCAGCGGCTTGCCAAACTTTGGCCGCGTCCCCTGACGTCTCTGACCCTTGACTTTTTCAACAGGACGATAAAGGAGTCCTTGGCTTTCCGTAGGGACCGCCGCTTTCCCGATTCCACAAACGTGAAGATCTGGTCGATTGACTTTGCGCCTCCTGCCGCCAAGCGGGTCGGATCACTTGTTCATATCCATATCGGCCTTCTTTTCCATGGTCCTTACCCATCACATAATAGATGTTTGctgaaaactttaaaaatagtTCCATATCGAATACTTTGATAGAAGATCTGTGAAAATATCTTTGGAGTTTATATAACTTTATAAATGAAACTTGACtatgatataatatatatattttttttgtaagaagAGAGATTGCAATTGTTGCCAATGTTAAATTCAATACTAGGACTTTAGATACGATATCTTATAAAGCGTAATATAACATCCCAACTGTTGTGGCAGTGCATCCGAATAGCTTTGTATTAAAAAATCTTAAGAAAACTTTAAATTTGGTGCATTTCATTGACTATGTAGAGAATTAATCAGGATGTTTTAATGAGTTAGGATCCGATCCATTTGCGACAAGCAATGGAAACCCAGAATAAGGGTATTTAAGTAATTTACACGTTTTTCCTACTGCTTATAAATGGCAAGGTCTGCCGATCACCGCCACGGTGCCTCCCTCCGTCCGTTCGTCCCTCTCTCTCGCGGAAAGTATGGCGACAGCTGCGACAGAATCCGGCAAACGAACGTCGGCAGCTTGCCGGAACACACAGCGCGACGCTCAGCCGCAAAGCACCATGTGGGTGCTGCCAATTGTGCCCTTCCAAGCAGGAGGGGCTGCGCCCTTCGACCTCGACGAGGCACTCTCCCTCCCTTACTGCGGGGCCCCGGAGACGGAGTCAGGTCTCTCGCCGCCGCAACCGTCGCCGGAGAAGTCAGTCTCGCTCATGCACACCGTCTGCTCCACCGGCGTCTGCGCCGTGTGCATGGAGGAGTTTGCCGTTGGCTCGTGCGGCAAAATGATGCCCTGCTCGCACGTGTACCACGAGGAGTGCATCGCCGCCTGGCTTGCCGGCGGCGGATCGTGCCCTCTCTGCCGGTGCAGAGTCAAGCCGGAGTGAAGACGTGGCCGCAAAGCAACGGCGCAGGTAGCGAATCACTTACACGTGAATATGTCACAGTTGTTAATCTTGTGACTGGTTTGCCTTGTTATTCAGAACTATATGACAATAAACGAAAATTATCGACTCTTTAGCTGCCTCTTCGTGTTTGTTCTGTTGTCTCGTATTAATAATCCAGGGACCAACATCGATTCGAAAGAAAATGATCTCAAAACATTGTCATTATCATGCAAAAATTGGAATACACTTATCAAAGCAGGTCACCAAAGTTTCAAGGGAGATAAAAGAAAGTTAATTTGAGCAGTGTTTCCAAAGCGAGATTTACGAACATCCAGGCGAACATCAGTTAGGAGCAGAGTACAGAAAGAGAAGGAGCTAAGAGAAGGAGTTAGAAGCATAAATGGAGCTAAGAACACCAGATCGCATTGTCACTTCTTGAATGGTACTGCTAGAGATTCATAAAAACTTAGATCGTGAATTAATTAACCAATTTTGATACTCAAATGCCTTAATCTCCTTCCAAAGTTGATAATTGAGAGTCTCGTGACACACTGAAAGCAGAGATCAATGATGATCAGTACTAAAACAATCCACATGATCAATTTTAGTTTTAATGCCCTTTGAGCGCATAGTGATCAGTTTTACCTACCTCTCTTACCTAAGCGGCTGGAACTTAAAGGTATTTTAaaaacacacgcacacacagacacacacacacataggtGGTTTGTATTTATCTTGACATGAATTGAGTAAGAAGTTCTCCCTCTCCTCtttaaggggctgtttggcattaGGAACAAGGTGTAATTTTTCTGCCCTAAAATTAgagtagatttataaaacacctGAACAAGTGTCTTTGTGAATATATTTCATTGTAAATGAGGTAGATTATTGAAACACTCACATGTTGTTCTTAATGTCAAACGACCTTTTAGAGGTCTTGAAACACTCGCagagtatttcatgaatttacctaaagattgaagtagattcataaaacattagaaTAATGTTTAAATCTTCTCCAAAAAAATTAGGGTAAATTcttgaaacactcacaaagtgttccaGTTCTCAAACTAACCCCTtgtagagtaaaaaaaaattgcttccCACCTCTCACTTTTGTCTTGTGATTGCTTTTTACTTCATGAGCTAATTAAATCAGGACTTCCCCAACTTGCGCTTTCGTTTCCTTCATTGCGTCCTACAGTATCAACTAAATAAATCTGCTCTCTCAAATATATAGGAATTAGAGGTGGagctcatcatcatcatcttctttaCTAATTTATCACATTAGAAACTACGGTGGGCTCATAGCCTTACTCTCATTGTTTACGATTGTGCTTGTTTCACCCAGGATCTCAGATTCACGGTAATCTAAGATCTCAGGATCGCAGATCCATGCTTTAAAATCAAACTACTCTTCATCCGGCCttaaatatatagtttttaacatgtaacatgGATTTTTATGTAGCGTTAAATCTTAAATCCGAGgctaaaaaaacataaagatatAGAACCGTGTGGATGGCAACCCTCACTGCAGATTATGATTCAGCTTATACTCCTGAAGAAGTATGACATCAcatattaaatattttagagTTCAAGTTCTTGTGATAAGAAAGGGGTGGTTGAATATTCTTTGAGTTCATTGAGCACTTTGTTGCTAACAGGTAAAACCAAACTATGTAACCGATATTCTTTAGGCAACggaaattttaaatgtttttgacAAGGCCGGCCTACTACAGATTAATTAGTGATTCTTAGGGCGAGGAGGCAGTTGCCCTTCAACaaacgagaagaagaaaagggcaGTTCCAGTCAATACCAAAGACTAGATTATGCAAATGCCATCTATGAAGCAgcgagttatatatatatatatatatatatataaaggaaagtAGGGTGAGGATATATTAAGTGAGAAGTGGGGGCTATCATAAGCTAAGAAATAAGAAGAGTAGGTAGAAGAAGATACCAACAAAATATTGGACAAGTTAATCAAGTTTGAATTCTCAATAAATATATTGTGCATTCTGTAGTTAGAATTGCCCTGTCACTGCCGGAAGGAAGGAGAAATGAACAGCGTTCAGCGGCTCAGATTCGTTTAGCATCCAACAAGCTCGACACCCCTTTAACCGGTCTACCATACTGAGAAGGACTAGGGATCGAATGCAAAGGTTGCTTAGTCGAACAAGGAGCTAGGAGCAAACACAAGCCGAGTCAACCTTgagtttagtcagctcgagctcaactcaattaatgaaacctcgagctcgactcggctcgaactcaagAATAactcgacggaagcagctcgactcgattaaggttcgacaaactcataaactcgtttgaatatactgatttgattaaggctcaacaaactcgactaaggcttgagctcgactcggcagttaagtgttgagcttgaactcaactcgattatttgaacgagtggactcatgaactcgaactcTATtcgttaaacaaatgactcagctcgaactcattcacgagCAGGGCTTGAGTAGGTTGACTTGTTGTTCGCCCCGAGTAGGCACATGgtggttggtgtgggcagttgcccacaccagcctcacaaaattagattaatatatatgaatgttttgatatatttgattgttatacatttAAGTGcatcaaagaaattaaaggtattgaattGAGTGCCCTCATTTTAGTTCGTTTCTGTATGAAAAGCCCCACTCCTTTTATTGACATTCACATTTTCTTGATATTGACAGTACATTTATCAACGTTACTATCGAACGTCTTCCGAAAGATTGAGGGGATGACCAAATCCAAATCGTATTTATCTTGACTCTGCCCCCTCGAGGCCACGAGAGACTACATGGCCTCATATTTCTATTTGGTTCATCCCTTTCTTGACTTTCTAGCTcataaaaatgacatatatatatatatatatatatgaagcacCATGAGACAGCATCGTCTGTATGTAGACAGAGTCAAAATGAGGGTTTCATGGTGGAGCCTATGGGCCATATGATAAGTACATGAAGCACCATCATCTGATGTCAGCTGGCCACACTATGCATTTGTCATCCTCTGACTGTGCTCGCTGCGAACTGATGTAGCTCTGATCTGAGCTTCTCCATAGCCGATAAGGTTAGACCGAGTAAATCAACATCCCCAATGTAAGAAAACTGAAAGGTATCAACCAAATTTTACTCTCCTTGCATATGAAT
Coding sequences:
- the LOC116245890 gene encoding RING-H2 finger protein ATL17-like, whose amino-acid sequence is MATAATESGKRTSAACRNTQRDAQPQSTMWVLPIVPFQAGGAAPFDLDEALSLPYCGAPETESGLSPPQPSPEKSVSLMHTVCSTGVCAVCMEEFAVGSCGKMMPCSHVYHEECIAAWLAGGGSCPLCRCRVKPE